The sequence TTTTTCCATGCTGGTCGGCGGCTTCGGCATCGCCAACATTATGTTCGTGTCGGTGAAAGAGCGCACCAACATCATCGGCATTCAGAAATCATTAGGCGCCAAAAACTACGTGATTCTGCTTCAGTTTCTGTTCGAATCGGTGCTGCTGGCGCTGGTTGGCGGGCTGGTCGGAATTGGGCTGGTCTACCTGATGTCCTTTGCCAACCTGGGGAGTCTGGATATTCAGTTGAGCACGGGCAATATCCTGCTTGGCGTAATGGTCTCCAGCCTGATTGGTGTCGTATTCGGGATTCTGCCCGCCGCGCTGGCCGCCCGCATGAACCCGGTCGATGCGATTCGCTCAAAATAACGTTAGACGACCAGCCGAAAACCAACGCCGTGGACCGCGTCGATGCGCAGGCTCGGATCGGCCGCCAGCCGTTTTCGCAGCCGCGACACAAACACGTCGAGGCTGCGTCCCATGAAATAATCGTCGTCGCCCCAGATGGCCCGCAGCAGGTCGTCGCGTCGCACCACCGCGTTGGGCCGGGCCAGCAGGTAGGCCAGTACGTCGGCTTCGCGCTGGGTTAGTTCGTGGGTACGTTCTGCACGGTGCAACGTCAGATTCGCCCGATCGAAACGATACGTACCCAGCGGCACGCCACCGGGCTGCCAGCGGGTCGGTGCAGGTACGTCCGGCGCTGGTTTTCGGCCACTTCGTTTGAGAAATACCTCGATTTTGAGTAGTAGTTCGTCGATGCTGAATGGCTTGGTCAGGTAATCGTCGGCACCGAGGCGCAGGCCCGTCAGGCGGTCGGCGCGGTCGGTGCGGGCGCTCAGAAACAAGATGGGTACGTTGGTATCGACCGCCCGAATCTGCTGCGCCAGCGCGAAGCCATCCGTTTCGGGCAGCATCACATCGAGCAGGCAAAGGTCGAACGTACCGGATTGGAAGGTGTGCCAGCCCTCGCGGCCGGTGGCGCAATGCTGCACCGCAAACCCAGCCGCTTCGAGGTTGTCACGCGTGACGAAGCTCAGGTTGATGTCATCTTCCACATACAGCAGATTCGCTTTAGGTGGCGTTGACTGCGGCAAATCGGTCAGCATACAGGTTCAGCAACAGCGGGTTGTGGAACGAAACTGGCCAGCGGGGCCGTAAACGTGAACGTGCTGCCGAGGCCGGGCGTGCTGTCGAGACGAAGCTGCCAGCCGTGCGCCCGCGCCACCCGCGAGACGTAATACAGCCCCAGACCGAAGCCTTTGCCCGTGGGTACGTTGCCAGTTGGCACCCGGTAAAACTGTCGGAACACCGCCCGCTGATGCGCTTTGGCAATCCCAACGCCCTTATCCGCCACCGACCAGATCAGGCGCTGCCCTACGGTACGGCTGCTCAGGAGAATGTCGGGTTGATCGGTGCAGTAAGTCCGGGCGTTGTCGATGAGGTTGTTCAGCAGGGTTTCGAGCGCGTAGGCGTCGGCCAGGAGCCAGGCGGGCGCGGCTTGCAGGTCGAGCCGGATGGGTACGGTATGGGCCTGCGCCACGTCGGTGAGTAGCTGGTTCAAATCCAGCACGACCCGATCCGTCGCAAAGCCGGTGTGCTGCCGACGCGCCAGATTGAGCACGGCCTGCACCTGCCGCTGAAGCCGACCGCTTTCTTCGGCCACCACGC comes from Fibrella aestuarina BUZ 2 and encodes:
- a CDS encoding response regulator transcription factor, yielding MLTDLPQSTPPKANLLYVEDDINLSFVTRDNLEAAGFAVQHCATGREGWHTFQSGTFDLCLLDVMLPETDGFALAQQIRAVDTNVPILFLSARTDRADRLTGLRLGADDYLTKPFSIDELLLKIEVFLKRSGRKPAPDVPAPTRWQPGGVPLGTYRFDRANLTLHRAERTHELTQREADVLAYLLARPNAVVRRDDLLRAIWGDDDYFMGRSLDVFVSRLRKRLAADPSLRIDAVHGVGFRLVV